Part of the Apostichopus japonicus isolate 1M-3 chromosome 13, ASM3797524v1, whole genome shotgun sequence genome is shown below.
AATTCGTCACGTCACAACCATGAGATCGTATGCATAAATTGTGTGAACTTGAGGTaagtttcaaatgtcattttctctcaATCTGTAAATCAGATATGTATATGTGTTGGTCAGTTGGTGAAGTGTTGTTTAGTAATTTTCTGGTTACCTTTCATTAATATGAAATACCCCTGGACCAGTCTTTTCATGGTAAGCCTATACGATATATAGGACAAAATCTTGTGATGCATGTTTTTTCAAAATCTTCTAATTTACGATGATGCCTTTATTAAACCTATGAGGAAGGGAAGCAATGAACCTTAAAGAGGAAACGAATGCTGAGTTGTGATCGGGAGGGGTGTTGGGGTAGGGCTGAGGGAAGGGAATATCATGATGTGGCCTTATCGTTCATCGAATAAAAGGAAAGGGaaggagaaaacaaaacaaaacaaagtagcAAAACAATGCACTCAAATTATGACAAGTCGAGAAAAACTAATTTTTTATAGCAGTTTACAAACACGTGTGTATAGGTCTAGGCAATTGTCAATGCGCTGTTCAAGTTACACAAGAGATATAGGGAGATGATAgatggattgggggggggggggcaagggggttGAGGGAGCAGCATTTTCTCAAGGGGTTCTTGGATGGAGGTCGGTTCGTCGTAAGTACAAATAGTTTTAAAATTTATTCCTTAATTCCTTTGTCTCTAATTAGGTTGGGTGTAGTTCAATGTACTGTATTGGTTTCTGGAATCCGGTCCCCAGACACATTATGCCAGCACTTATCTAGCATAGCGATATATTGGACAGTGAAATGTTTCCTCCGGGGAAAATTAGACATCTGTAATAACCAGTACATCCAATGTAGTCTTCGTATACAAAACATTCATAGATGTCCCCCATATAACACTCTTCATGTTCGTGCTTCACCAACTGTCATGAGAGGAGCGTCTCTTCAGAGAAATACAAGAATTCTTTTCATTAATTACTGTCAGTTGTAATAGAGTTATAATCTTATGTAAGTTGACGTCACACACTATAACATTTGCTTAAGTTATTGCCAGGGTTGTTGAATCGACTCAGACTCGAATCACAATTTGTCttgacttgtgacttgacttgaccTGAATTTATTTGACTAAAATGATAACGCCAAATGAAGAGGGAGGTATGACTACATTTATTCAACATTTATTCCACGTCAGAAGCTTAACTTCCCATCCTCTGGTTATAAATGAGGAAAATTCGGCGCCGGTTCGTTACATTTAAAGTTAGGTTTGGCGGCGTGCTTGTCCTAACAAACTATCGCGGGGTGTTGCCACGGCAACCAAGATGGTACTGTTGCTCAACGTCAGCCGTCGTCAAGAAACAGCTTTTTCTTGTGTTTCCATCACGACCCACCATTTTCTACATCTTTTATCATCTAAAATGAGCCCCACTGGAACCTTTCAAATATAGTTAATTATAGAAGATATATAATTTTCGAGGAccataatatattttttctttgggcaaaaagaaacaaatttaagtatttttgtatatatatatatatatatatagctcagTTAAACAAACTGAAAGTGTATTTAGAATTAAAGTTGCGTAGTTTCAAAGGCGTAATTTTCAGTTCCAagttttgctgactgtttggaTACATCGCTGTTATTTAACTTCTCCGGATCAATATTCTCGTTTGCGGTGGCGATATCTCTGCTTATTGATGATGGTGCTATTACCTCGCTAGTATTAGATCTCGATTTAGTGGTTCCTCGTGGTAATCTGCAACCGTTTCTAAATGTAATGATTCGTCGATTACGAAATAATTCTTGTAGATCTTCTCTGGTTGTTGGTTGAACAGTCCCTAATGTTTCAggtaacagaaatgttaaaaaagCCGTCAGTCCTGCTACGAACGCCATGAAGCTAAACGCTAGACTAGGGTATCTCTCATCCTGTATAAATGATAATACATGGCAAAGGTTTACGATAATGGAtaaaaaatgatatcaaatactGCCAAAATTACTTGAAAATTGTATTTCGTAACTGCCGATTCAATGAACACATAGATATTTTGTGGTATGATATAGTACACTGCTCTGTTTATAGCAAGGCTTACATGTCAGAACTATACTGACCACGAATTTGTGTCGAGAAATATTAAATGAAGTGACCAATcatgtattttatatttatttttattatttgtccATCTGTATAGTTTTtaatatagttatagttataatGTTTGCCAtggaagaagatcctgctaagatcgAAACTTCAGGCCTTCGTAACTTATACTGTTTTCACTTTTCCTTTTTCGTATATATGAACTTTAAATCTTACCAGATATAATAAGAATGGGGACAGAATGCTACCGAAACGACCAATTAGTTGTACCATTCCCGTCCCAGCGTTTCTGTAAAACAGGTAAAGGAATAGGGTAAAACAATGCACAATGTGGAAAAAGAACCTGTATTGATCTTGCAACCTCTCTATAGGCTATGTTGCAGTGGCTTGCGCAAgcgggtggtggggggggggggggggggtagaggtcATATCCCTCTCCCCTACCTCCACCGTCAGTGGCGGGGAAACAAACGTCGGGGTTTTATCGTTAACATTCTCACAAGAATTAGACCATTTCTATGGTGTAAACTCCCTCCTTCCATTCCTCTTTTTGAACCTCACACAAAAAAATTCAGAATGTTTATAAGACCTTCCTTGCTTTTAATCCTAATTAGGTATCTAATGTATCGTCTAAACATGCTTCGAAAAGCGTCATTCTTTCTGAGGGAGGACCTCCCTACACAGAATTCGGTTTCACCGACCCCATGGTAACACCCCTTCTTTAAAAATCCTTGATTCGCAGCTGGCCCTTCCCTAAAGCTTCATGCACCTATACCGAACTCAGTCGTACAAAGTGATGTacaaacccccctccccttccctctcccctccctccccatctTGAAGATCCTGTGCACGTCACTGTGGGTTGGGGGTTGGGCTGTAACACCTAATAGAAAAGCTCATTCCCTGGTTGGTATTCATATGAAGACATGTTAAGTGTCATTTAATTTAAGACCGTTATATAATAAAGATGTTCGCATATTTGGGTATCTTACCGTAAAAGAAATCTTACCGTATTGTGGTAGGAAACAGATCAGATGTTAACAACAAAATCGGAGAGAAATTGAAGGTTATGAAGAATCTTCCAAATAAGGCACAGACAGTAAAACCAACTAGAAAGAGAAAATTAGGAGAGGGTAACGTGTAAAGTTGGATTGTGGCATGGATagatgaaaatattaaagttcCTCGTAAGGATTACGGTGTTTATTTACGTAAAACTTGCTTCTTTAGATAGAAAGATATATAGAAGATACTGATCGATAATtcaatttacataatttttttttttctcttttcatcaTGTGAATTATGGCGATTGTAAAACAGTCATAATTGGAGATAACGCGTCTGAGTGGTGTCATATAGGAGAAGACGAAGATCGCTCTCAGCTATTTTCGTTTATGCAGTGAGCTTTGAAATGAGCTCTCCTGCATACCCTTGTGCCGTTTTGTTCTCTTCAACATAAGAGTTTCCGATCTCGTCGTGCAGGCATAGTCGTTTTAGCTGGATCTCCAGTTCATGCAATGACTCAGCACGTACACCATACAACTCTAACTTCTAATTGTAAGATTGTAAGTTATCTTATTCAGTGCGTTTGATATAAACGCAACAGTTAAACGTCACTATTGTACGTAGTTTTGATATCACGTGTAACTATATGCTACTGCAATAATGTTATCTATGACCTGTAAGATCGTTAGTAATGCGTGCATCTGGCTGGTGCCCTAACTATACAGTATAAAACCTGTAATATCGAACTCCTTATATACATGACACCGAGGCTATATTGCAGATGGTAAATACGTTATATGAACGGACGTCAAATCCAAATGAAGTTagatatgtatgtgtgtataaatgttcCGCGCAATTTACCGATCTGCGCTATCTTAAGATTGCGCTGCGCGTTCTTAGGATTCTATAATTGCGCACCGATCTTAAGATTGCGCAAGCTGTTAATAGCAAGCTGCTAGTGttaactgtaggcctatacgggAAAGAACATGGCAGGAAGGGTCAaggtttttctttatatcaaacACACCAAATTCTACGCaacacaaaatgaataaatatgggTAGCCAttagggctgtgagttttcgtttaaagacttaaacggccgatttttcgttcgtttaaacgtcCGCGAAAATCGCGAAAAAATGGTTTTAGACCGAAATCGGACTTTCCGACCaaatttcggtactattttttattttaagaaaaacgaaatgtgaattgcaaatactggaaaaaaaaaacaaagttaaagcttccatccatcatttgttgactttggcTTCTCCTATTTTCTGTTCTCTTTGCAatgtgaaagtaaattgcaacaagagaaagcttttctgctAGACGACATTATCAGCTACGATCGGCACCCGCTATATACCAGTGCTGAGTGCCAAAACTAGGCCTAACATTGGGAATGAAGACGAATATCATACATTGTATGATCCTGTAAGCTTGAAATtatctatatattgtataaatgtTGCCAGCCACTGCAATGAGAATTCCAATGCTTTTAGTTTTTATGTGTTGTGCTGTAAATAAAGAACCTGTTAACacaattgacaattttttattaCATGAATTTCTTAAACTCTAATCATTGACAGGATGTGTTTTAATAGATCCTTAGACAGAGAGGACATCGATTAATAAGAATGATGAAATCCGACTGAAAAAGGAGACTGGTTGCTGATCTTCTTTAGTGCTGTCCTTTAGTAGTGTCACAGTTCAACCTGAAAAACTAAGATTAATATTTAGAACATGCATGAAATGAGACAAAATTGATCTCCATCATAAAGGAAATCAACATGCCCAATGAAATCTGATGTTTTAGAGGGACTCTTGTTGTAGGCTATACAACTTTTATTgcgaaataaagaaaaacatttagaaaaaaaacctgCTTATAGCCGTCCCTTTAAGTACTTATTATACCTACGAACTGACGTGAATTATCTCCACCTTGGCATCCCATAggattgatgatgacgtcagttgagtgttgcagaaaattaatGAGGTACCGACACCATCATTTGATTCAGATACTCCATACAGCTACGATCGCaagatagcgcagtatcgataaaACGCGCAAGACGGGCCTTGCGCAATCTTAAGATCGGTGCGCAATTATAGGATTTTAAGAACGCGCAGCGCAATCTTAAGATAGGGCAGATCGGTAAATTGCGCGGAACATAAATACTACGATctcaattatattatatatatatatatatatatatatatatatatatatatatatatatatatatatatatatatatatatatatatatatatatatatatatatatatatatatacatatatatatacatatatataggcaaatatatacatatatatatacatatatatatatatatatatataggcctatatatacatatatatatatatatatatatatatatatatatactcattagTTTTCGTGTATACATTTTGATTGTACACATACAGACACATTGGTGTGATCTATTGTAGGCCTAAGTTAAGTCCATACTGTCTCTAGTTATACGCTAGATTCAGAATGCGACTCAGATCCCTATACCTACGTTAGTGTAGACGGACGTTTTATCCCAGAGGATCGAGTGGTTTTTTTATGTGATCGTCAGCGAATCCAAGATAACCCCGGATcgcacatgccccccccccaccccctcttgtATTAACGTGTATAGCCAACAGAATTATATTGCACAATCAACCATGGTGTATAACGAAGCATTTCTTTTGATCTGTGTCCGATTCGGATTGGTGTGTAATGCATGCATGCCGAGACATTTTAACTCCCTTGATTGAATCTGGATCTAATGACTTGAGCCTGAGTCGGCCAGGCTATTCACGTCGTAGACAGTTATAACTCTATAATTCCCTGTACTCACTTGTTCCAGCTTCAAGGATGAGCATACCTACCATCATTAGACTCCCTAGAGCAAAAGCGATTGAGCACGGGATCACACTGCCACTTCTGTTGGTCGAATGTAAGGGAACAAAAATATATGGTGTCATCAATACAGGAGAAAAGAAGAATTATTTGAGAACATATGAAGTATCTATGTGTCGTGAAGAGTTGTATACAATGGTTAAATCATCAATGAAGCTGTCACGTGTACAGACGGCGCACAGTGGTGTATGCAGTATTGTGCAGAACTATAAAGCGGTGTATAGGATAGCGTGCAACGTTGCAAGTAGTGAAATGTGGTGTGCATTGGTTGCAGCGGGTGTACATGGGTGTTCCGATAGCTAGAGTGGTTTACACTGGTTTAAATAGGAGTTTTAGTGGTGCAAAGAAGTTAACAGTTAGTGTAAAGGGTTGGGCAGGATGGTCCCTCTTGTTAGTATATCTTCGGAGTTGAACGATTGTTTGAAGAGGTGCACATCGGTGGGCAGAGGCCTAGAGTGGTGCAAATTGATGTAAAGTGGTGCATAGTAGTGCATAGTGAGTGTAAAGGATGGTGTACACTCTTGTATGGTGGTTAAGTAAATCTTTAGAGGCGCACACTGGTAGAGAGAGATGCACAGTGGTGTACAATGGTGCTCAGGGGTATGGAGTGCTGGGTAGTTGTGTACAGTAACGTGCACTGGGGACAGTGTAGCTTGTATTGTACAATTTGCGTATGAGTATTTTTGAATTAGATGGCTAATTGTCTAATTATCACTCCTCGATGTCTGACAATAATGTTAAGTTTCATGTCTTCAAAAGGAATTTTTGAAAGCTGTAACTATTCTTGAGCACGCTAAAAGTTTGGTCAATGCAAAgtgaaaaatcaaatttatatatGTCCGATAATATCAAGACATTTCAATGTATAAATacgtatttctttttttcttttcttttttctttttttttaagaagaacaaataaaatgatatttaccTGCTCAATAACCACAAAGGAATGATTCTCGCGGGAAGTTCGAATAAACTGCTAATGAAAAAGTTTAGATAAGGATCGCCTGCTAGACTCCTTGTACTTAGCGCAAATCCAAAATATaccagaaagaaagaaaacctgcaggaaaacaacaacaaaaacaacaacaaattcaacaacaacagATATTTGAGTTCAATTTATACCTCCGTATTATAACTTTCGAAATAAAATTTGTGCATTTATGATAAATATTAGAGGAAGGGAAGATTGTAATTTAAGCAAATTTTGCTGTCAGTGCAGACgttgttgtttttcattatgTCAAACCAAGCACAACAGTTCTTGAAAATAACAACACAACCGATGCGAACTGACGTATAGCATTGTTTTACACATTATTCTATAGTAGCCGTGTGTAGCACTATTGAAACGGATTACAATATCATTACAGCGTGTTTGATATTATATTTGTACTGTGTATTATTCAgggttaataataatcaacattttttatttaaaaaaaagaatttttttttgtttaattttttttatttatttatattattttttttcatcattattattttattatacagGGTTCTGATCCTTGTTCTGAAGACTAGTTATAAAATGTCGGCATGCGATAAATTATGACCATaatatattttgctttttaaGGTTAGTTGGTTTTATTTATAAGCAGTTGTAAACAAAGAAAGGTTAGGAGTTTCTTGTCACTTTATACTAGGTCGTACACATATGACTTAAGCTTTTATGCATCATTACACTTCTATATAATAACTGCACGATACAACAGACTGGGTTCAAGTTCTGGCTCGAGTCCATGTTTTGAGACTCGACACTTCAACACTATGATGCATGTATGGTACGGATAGCATGGCACGGAACTTAATGGTTCTCACATGAATCGGTTATTATGCTCTGGAAGATCTACTTATACAAGTTTTAACGGATGCATTTTTCAGTAAAGTGCACATGATATCAAAGGTgtggggtggaaggggggagAGGCAAATTCTGAATCCCCCGACTGATTTAAAAAGGAGGTTGTGTTGCCttggggtcgttgaagccatCTCCCCTGTATGGGATCTAtatggggtcctctcccagaagtTATTAAAAGGTACAATCTGAGACGTAAAAATTTGACTATATAACTTAGGTATATAGTTAGGTATAGTAACGCAATCATTGTGCTAATGATATAGGTTTTGCGTGAGACTGAATAAGAGGGGGTGGATGTACTACCGGACCGATTGTAAAATATCTTCCCTCCACGACTAAACGTTCTCCACCGTCTGAAGATGGAGGTGGTGAATGAGGGAGGGAGTGAGGGGTGTGTACCCCCTCTCTATATGTGCACGACGCTTTACAATTAACCTAACTAAATTGATCAGTCCATTCAAGTGGGTCAATCTGCAGTCCATGGAGCCACTTTAAGAGGCGTGGTCATTATCaagtttaaaagaaaagaaaaaaagagctCTCGCTATAATACTTACCACATTGAACCTAAGACTAACGTCACGGTTAATATAGGTGGTTTGAATAAATCTAGAAACCCTAATGAATTGGTTTCGCTCTTTAAATTGTCTGCTATACTCTGCTCCTTGATGTCATCAAAGAATTTCTCCGGGATGTCATCGGCCTTATTCCTCCTTGCGACCTGCTGCATAACTTCTTCAGCTTTGCTATAGTTTTGTACAGAGAGTAACCAGCGGACCGATTCTGGGAACAACCTTTAAgcagaaaaaaatagaaaaacgtATCACTAATATATAGTCAGTCATGTGGCATGTATGTTATCGCTTAGtcatttgaattattttattatttacgggtaacacccccccccatacacacacacaaacaaagggggtggggagggaaatggaagaaggaaagaaaaccATATTTGAACGTACTCACTTCTTTTGAGTTGAGCAGTTaacaatgtttttctttagAGCAGAGTATTCTTGCAATGCATATAGCTGGTCGGGAAAGAGTGCacgggtggggatggggggggggtgctctCCGAAAAGGTTGAAGATGCAGTCCTTCGTTTTGGAGTGTAAATCAACTTCAAAGTTACAAAAGGGTATAGACATCGGAAGTTATCGATTATTTCTAAATAAAATGTtctcttttgtctttttctcaATCAATGTAGCACTATACACTCCAACATGGTTAACATcgtaaatatttcaatgttagGATACGGGCCctacgtatatatgtatactgtgtaCAGAAAACCAAGTGAATGTAACGGCTCCTTGGTTCCATTATGAAGGTTTTGTTATAAGCTATACAAGGGATTTGTGTTGGTTAACTGCTTACTTTAGTATATGATGCCAATTTATGTCAAGTTGGGATCTTATAATTCGTCCCCGTTTTCGCGTAGTGGCGAATGtgcacttttggcgaaattgagttaaatattgttctacctatttcgagggtgaagaatcggttgagcctggttagaagttttaaaactgtctatttttttctttttttctgactCATTTCTGACGCATGTCCACCTAAGGCCCACTCTCGTTTTTACATATACTGACGAATACTTTAGTCATCAGTACAACCACTCAGTAACACAATTTGTCTAAGGTCCATACATACctgccatttgaaaacacccaggattatgggaaggtaatatttttattatttccacCTTTAATTGCTTAATGCAGCATTTCATACACGATAGCATAACTCGTGAAAACAGAATGGCCAGTGGGTCAACAATAATATACCTGAATAGTAGCCTATAGTGTTATGattgcagtacattcgattCTTGTATCTGTTGCGCGAGTAGCTAGTGACAGTAGACTGGAGTAACGCTATTTATCTCTACTGAATCGGTGTAACAGTGTCAGTACATTTAATTAGAGCTGTGTGTAAATGAAGAAACAGGTGGTGTAAGTCACTGACGGACATTGATGACAATGGGTGTAACTCgtataaaaatgatgaatgaatcactcgAATTTTCATTGTGACCGCGAAGACTACAAAACCTAGACCAAGGTTAACTAATTTAAGCCATTCTTGGAGTTAGCCTAACCATATCTCAGGATTGAAGGGAAGGAATCCCAAACCATCACAATGAACGTATATCACCAAGATCCTTGTGATGAACTTTTCCCTAAAATATATAAGTCCATTATCTTGCTCGGTACGGGAGTAAATTGGTTTTAAAAGTCGTGGCATGTAGCTATTTTTGGCCAATGTGTAATGTCATTGTGCCACTTGGgatgatgggagggggggggggggcgatataatgtaatatatttgtttCCTGTCTCCTTTTCAATGTGAATGTAAACagttcaataaacaaataccagtattacgacaaattaaaacatgcaaACGCCAGCTCATTTCCTCCGttcttcaatttcatatttaaagaaACGTTAAAAGTGTAACATCTCCCTAAAGAAGTAcggtttctcttagctgt
Proteins encoded:
- the LOC139978722 gene encoding organic cation transporter protein-like → MKFDEALKRTKPLGRTQFIVTFFGCAVSVVSSWINLSNVFIAELSIYHCSASPWGSLSETIPLELGDNNETTYSHCEQFMIPQDQKNTSTEWETETCKNGWDYDTDLFGKSIVSEFDLVCDKSALPDLDQSLVVAGLGVGAIIAGPIADYWGRRPTFMTSLVIFNLIGLSISFSINYVMFAVLRFLLAVVHVGFWLPSVIVIFEYLTPKHRSNIGNWPPIFFTLGLIVLSAMAYFIRDWRWFHASLMVPTLVAVPFMWLFPESVRWLLSVQNYSKAEEVMQQVARRNKADDIPEKFFDDIKEQSIADNLKSETNSLGFLDLFKPPILTVTLVLGSMWFSFFLVYFGFALSTRSLAGDPYLNFFISSLFELPARIIPLWLLSRSGSVIPCSIAFALGSLMMVGMLILEAGTIGFTVCALFGRFFITFNFSPILLLTSDLFPTTIRNAGTGMVQLIGRFGSILSPFLLYLDERYPSLAFSFMAFVAGLTAFLTFLLPETLGTVQPTTREDLQELFRNRRIITFRNGCRLPRGTTKSRSNTSEVIAPSSISRDIATANENIDPEKLNNSDVSKQSAKLGTENYAFETTQL